A section of the Streptomyces sp. CG1 genome encodes:
- a CDS encoding sigma-70 family RNA polymerase sigma factor yields the protein MDSAAVDRFEAGRGRLASLAYRLLGSAADAEDAVQDAFLRWQAADRERIEVPEAWLTKVVTNLCLDRLRSAQARHERAAGAWLPEPLLEGDPMLGPAETFEQRESVSLAVLTLMERLSPIERAAYVLREVFSYPHAEIAGILDITESASQQHVHRARRRVAAERRGGDEVDPASARRIVEEFLAAAMSGRTERLVALLTGDVTAVSDGYGLARRLLRYNTRERVASYVRAGFKPTPAKRRLAGGSPAFHIALVNGSPAVLAVADGRVVGAVAFEVSDGRVASLHGIAATDRLARLNAAWRQHEPDAPVIEAW from the coding sequence ATGGACAGCGCAGCCGTCGATCGGTTCGAGGCCGGCCGGGGCCGGCTGGCCTCGCTCGCGTACCGTCTGCTCGGCTCGGCGGCCGATGCCGAGGACGCCGTGCAGGACGCGTTCCTGCGCTGGCAGGCCGCGGACCGGGAACGTATCGAGGTGCCGGAAGCGTGGCTGACCAAGGTCGTCACCAATCTCTGCCTCGACCGGCTCCGGTCGGCGCAGGCGCGCCACGAGCGAGCGGCCGGTGCTTGGCTGCCCGAACCACTGCTTGAGGGTGACCCGATGCTCGGTCCGGCCGAAACCTTCGAGCAGCGCGAATCGGTGTCCTTGGCCGTCCTGACCCTCATGGAGCGTCTCTCGCCCATCGAGCGGGCCGCTTACGTCCTGCGCGAGGTCTTTTCGTACCCCCATGCCGAGATCGCCGGGATCCTCGACATCACCGAGTCCGCGAGCCAGCAGCATGTCCACCGGGCCCGACGCCGGGTCGCCGCCGAGCGCCGCGGCGGCGACGAGGTGGACCCCGCGTCCGCGCGCCGGATCGTCGAGGAGTTCCTCGCCGCTGCCATGTCGGGGCGCACCGAACGGCTGGTGGCGCTGCTCACCGGCGACGTGACCGCGGTCTCGGACGGCTACGGACTGGCCAGGCGGCTGCTGCGGTACAACACGCGCGAGCGCGTCGCCTCCTACGTGCGGGCCGGCTTCAAGCCCACGCCGGCGAAGCGGCGGCTGGCCGGCGGCTCCCCCGCGTTCCACATCGCGCTGGTCAACGGCTCCCCGGCCGTCCTCGCCGTGGCCGACGGCCGGGTCGTGGGCGCCGTGGCGTTCGAAGTCAGCGACGGCAGGGTGGCGTCCCTGCACGGCATCGCCGCCACGGACCGGCTCGCGCGCCTCAACGCGGCCTGGCGGCAGCACGAACCCGACGCGCCGGTCATCGAAGCATGGTGA
- a CDS encoding glycosyltransferase family 87 protein — protein MRTTLVVAVLVALSAVVIGTLHAGDNQSDPGRLLVGYAIAWALFAAAMWAVREVPARAATFLVLAGSAAVALSGLAAPPRTSDDMYRYAWDGRVQAAGISPYAHPPAAPQLAHLRDEWLFPTHGACDGWGLRRTDSDACVRINRPTVPTIYPPVAEGWFLAVHTLSPPDTRHKPLQVGGAVLAFGTTIALLAVLRRRGDPQRAPARAALWGWCPAVPFEAVNNAHIDTFGVLLTVLALGTVSTGARRGALLGAAIAVKLLPVLALPGALSGQRSARRIGSVAAGALGAVALAYLPYVLASGTSVLGYLPGYLNEEGYEPGNVRRFALLRLILPDSAAGIAAVVLLALTALFVWWRGDPTRPWSGALLVTGTALLLFSPNYPWYSLLVIALAALDGRWEWLAVTVAGTVLYLAGRLLPGFPLQAWAYGAAALTVALGACLRDMSRRSPC, from the coding sequence ATGCGTACGACCCTGGTCGTGGCGGTGCTCGTCGCACTCAGCGCCGTTGTCATCGGCACCCTCCACGCCGGCGACAACCAGAGCGACCCGGGCCGCCTGCTCGTGGGATACGCCATCGCCTGGGCACTGTTCGCCGCCGCCATGTGGGCCGTACGCGAGGTCCCCGCGCGCGCAGCGACCTTCCTGGTGCTCGCGGGCTCCGCCGCCGTCGCACTGTCCGGCCTGGCGGCACCGCCCCGCACCAGCGACGACATGTACCGCTACGCCTGGGACGGCCGCGTGCAGGCGGCCGGTATCTCCCCCTACGCCCACCCGCCGGCCGCCCCCCAACTCGCCCATCTGCGGGACGAGTGGCTCTTTCCCACCCATGGAGCCTGCGACGGCTGGGGACTGAGGCGCACCGACAGCGACGCGTGCGTCCGCATCAACCGGCCCACCGTGCCGACGATCTACCCGCCCGTCGCCGAGGGCTGGTTCCTCGCCGTCCACACCCTCTCGCCACCGGATACTCGTCACAAGCCGCTCCAAGTGGGCGGCGCGGTACTGGCGTTCGGCACCACCATCGCCCTGCTCGCCGTCCTGCGACGACGCGGCGACCCGCAACGAGCCCCTGCCCGGGCTGCACTGTGGGGCTGGTGCCCGGCCGTCCCCTTCGAGGCAGTCAACAACGCCCACATCGACACCTTCGGCGTCCTGCTCACCGTGCTGGCACTCGGCACGGTCAGCACCGGGGCGCGTCGCGGCGCCCTGCTCGGCGCGGCCATCGCGGTCAAACTGCTGCCCGTGCTGGCGCTGCCCGGCGCCCTGTCCGGACAGCGCAGCGCGCGACGCATCGGGAGCGTGGCTGCGGGTGCCCTCGGCGCGGTCGCGCTCGCCTACCTGCCCTACGTCCTGGCCTCCGGCACCAGCGTCCTCGGCTATCTCCCCGGCTACCTGAACGAAGAGGGCTACGAACCCGGGAACGTACGGCGCTTCGCCTTGCTACGGCTGATCCTGCCGGACTCGGCCGCCGGAATCGCCGCTGTCGTCCTGCTCGCCCTGACAGCCCTGTTCGTATGGTGGCGCGGCGACCCGACACGCCCCTGGAGCGGTGCCCTCCTTGTGACCGGCACGGCCCTGCTGTTGTTCTCGCCCAACTACCCCTGGTACTCCCTGCTCGTCATCGCCCTCGCAGCTCTGGACGGCCGCTGGGAGTGGCTCGCCGTCACCGTGGCCGGCACAGTCCTCTACCTCGCCGGGCGACTGTTGCCCGGGTTCCCTTTGCAGGCATGGGCCTACGGCGCTGCCGCTCTCACTGTCGCACTGGGTGCCTGCCTGAGAGACATGAGCCGACGAAGCCCTTGCTGA
- a CDS encoding methyltransferase domain-containing protein translates to MPTLSVRPTGPMEPGTPWIDDPYAHALRNGRGPLFLRNLSQPDRTDGFGEEHMLPLDVERWCAPADAADTSVLRRCTGSVLDVGCGPGRLVAALAARGVPALGVDLSRDAVKRTRRSGGAAIERSAFDRLPGEGRWGTVLLMDGNIGIGGDPVALLRRMGELIAPGGLLLAEAAPQDVDQRLTVRVEDAHGHHGRPFPWARLGTTALLYAADSAGWILTGRWTAERRPFVELRRRRAHHPGAQPPITERLHHS, encoded by the coding sequence ATGCCGACGCTTTCCGTCCGCCCCACCGGACCCATGGAACCAGGCACCCCGTGGATCGACGATCCCTATGCCCACGCTCTGCGCAACGGACGTGGCCCGCTGTTCCTGCGCAACCTGTCACAGCCCGATCGCACCGACGGCTTCGGCGAGGAGCACATGTTGCCGCTGGACGTGGAGCGCTGGTGTGCACCTGCCGACGCGGCGGACACCAGCGTGCTGCGCCGATGTACGGGCTCCGTCCTGGACGTGGGTTGCGGACCGGGACGCCTGGTGGCCGCACTGGCCGCCCGCGGCGTACCGGCGCTGGGTGTGGACCTCAGCCGGGACGCCGTGAAGCGCACCCGGCGCAGTGGTGGCGCCGCCATCGAGCGCTCGGCCTTCGACCGCCTCCCGGGCGAAGGCCGCTGGGGCACCGTGCTGCTGATGGACGGCAACATCGGCATCGGCGGCGATCCCGTCGCCCTGCTCCGCCGCATGGGTGAACTCATCGCCCCCGGCGGGCTCCTGCTGGCCGAGGCCGCCCCGCAGGACGTGGACCAGCGCCTCACCGTGCGCGTGGAGGACGCTCACGGTCACCATGGGCGGCCCTTCCCCTGGGCCAGGCTCGGCACCACCGCGCTCCTGTACGCGGCAGACTCCGCCGGCTGGATCCTGACCGGCAGGTGGACAGCCGAGAGGCGCCCGTTCGTGGAACTGCGCCGCCGGCGCGCGCATCACCCCGGCGCGCAGCCCCCGATCACCGAAAGGCTTCACCACTCATGA
- a CDS encoding DUF2064 domain-containing protein, translating into MNALPPVTLLVIAKEPVPGRVKTRLTPPYTPQEAATLAEAALTDTLHTLLQAPARRRVLALDGTPGPWLPPGYDVVAQSPGGLDERIVAAFAHCDGPALLVGMDTPQLTADMIAGVGRDGHDAWFGPAADGGFWALGLADPARAGALVRGVPMSTDRTGAIQRIRLAEAGLAVNDLPVLRDVDTAADAAAVAAFCARGSRFAAVLNSMAEVVR; encoded by the coding sequence ATGAACGCCCTGCCCCCGGTGACCCTGCTGGTGATCGCCAAGGAACCCGTGCCCGGCCGCGTCAAGACCCGGCTCACCCCGCCCTACACCCCCCAGGAAGCGGCCACCCTGGCCGAGGCCGCCCTCACCGACACGCTCCATACCCTGCTGCAAGCCCCCGCACGCCGTCGTGTCCTCGCTCTCGACGGCACCCCTGGTCCCTGGCTGCCGCCAGGCTACGATGTCGTAGCTCAGAGCCCCGGCGGCCTGGACGAGCGGATCGTCGCCGCCTTCGCTCACTGTGACGGCCCGGCGCTCCTGGTCGGCATGGACACCCCGCAACTGACCGCCGACATGATCGCCGGAGTCGGCCGCGACGGCCACGATGCCTGGTTCGGTCCGGCCGCGGACGGCGGGTTCTGGGCGCTCGGCCTCGCCGATCCCGCCCGGGCCGGTGCCCTGGTCCGCGGGGTGCCGATGTCGACGGACCGTACGGGCGCGATCCAGCGCATCCGCCTGGCCGAGGCAGGACTGGCCGTGAACGACCTGCCGGTACTGCGTGACGTGGACACCGCAGCCGACGCTGCCGCGGTCGCCGCCTTCTGTGCACGCGGCTCCCGCTTCGCCGCCGTCCTCAACTCGATGGCAGAGGTGGTCCGATGA
- a CDS encoding response regulator transcription factor produces MKRVLVVDDDPTVSEVVAGYLTRAGFDVDVAADGPSAVARAMAQPPELVVLDLMLPGMDGLEVCRRIRETGPLPVIMLTARGDEEDRILGLEVGADDYVTKPFSPRELVLRVESVLRRAGTLAAVRSAPSVPRLTGLRAGPLAVDPTARRATRRGQELALTIREFDLLEFFLRNPGRATSREELMRRVWGWEFGDLSTVTVHVRRLREKIEDDPARPRLINTVWGVGYRFDVPAASGADDAA; encoded by the coding sequence GTGAAACGCGTACTCGTCGTGGACGACGACCCGACCGTCTCCGAGGTCGTCGCCGGATATCTGACCCGGGCGGGCTTCGACGTCGATGTGGCCGCCGACGGTCCCTCCGCCGTGGCCAGGGCCATGGCACAGCCGCCGGAACTGGTGGTGCTGGACCTGATGCTGCCCGGCATGGACGGGCTGGAGGTCTGCCGCCGTATCCGCGAGACCGGTCCGCTGCCCGTGATCATGCTGACGGCGCGGGGTGACGAGGAGGACCGCATCCTCGGCCTGGAGGTCGGGGCCGACGACTATGTCACCAAACCTTTCAGCCCGAGGGAGCTGGTCCTGCGGGTGGAGTCGGTACTGCGCCGTGCGGGGACGCTGGCGGCGGTGCGGAGCGCACCGTCCGTACCGCGCCTGACCGGACTGCGGGCCGGACCGCTCGCTGTGGACCCCACGGCTCGCCGGGCCACCCGCCGCGGCCAGGAACTTGCCCTGACCATCAGGGAGTTCGATCTACTGGAGTTCTTCCTGCGCAATCCCGGGCGGGCCACCAGCCGGGAGGAACTGATGCGTCGCGTGTGGGGCTGGGAGTTCGGTGACCTGTCCACCGTCACCGTCCATGTACGTCGGCTGCGCGAGAAGATCGAGGACGACCCTGCCCGCCCCCGGCTGATCAACACCGTGTGGGGCGTCGGCTACCGCTTCGATGTGCCTGCGGCGAGCGGGGCGGACGATGCTGCGTGA
- a CDS encoding sensor histidine kinase: MLRDTFLIALYAAIGAGAAGLLGVAALRLLRNRSVALSLAVVAAVAVAAMLAGTMLVSWAMLLSDHDLWVVTMVCSIAAIVSLVVALVLGRSVVKGSRALAEATRALGDEGRFTPPSTAPTAELAQLVWELDATSAKLAASRERERALEESRRELVAWISHDLRTPLAGLQAMTEALEDGVVDDPSVYHARIRTEVGRLSEMVSDLFELSRIQAGVLALNTARMSVYDLVGDAIAGADALAREHGVRIIGDGVEPVPIEVDGREMSRVLANLLVNAIHRTPTDGTVAVSAREEGGSVVVSVTDGCGGIPSEDLPRVFDTGWRGTDARTPPAGAGLGLAIVRGIVEAHSGRAAVHNVPGGCRFEVRLPTAA, encoded by the coding sequence ATGCTGCGTGACACCTTCCTGATCGCCCTGTACGCGGCGATCGGCGCGGGCGCCGCCGGACTGCTCGGTGTGGCCGCGCTGAGGCTGCTGCGCAACCGCTCGGTCGCGCTGTCGCTGGCCGTGGTCGCCGCCGTCGCCGTGGCGGCGATGCTCGCCGGGACGATGCTCGTGTCGTGGGCGATGCTGCTGTCGGATCACGACCTGTGGGTCGTCACCATGGTGTGCTCCATAGCGGCGATCGTCTCCCTCGTGGTGGCGCTCGTCCTGGGCCGCAGCGTCGTCAAGGGCAGCCGAGCCCTCGCCGAGGCCACCCGCGCCCTCGGTGACGAGGGCCGCTTCACCCCGCCCAGCACCGCTCCCACGGCTGAACTGGCCCAACTAGTCTGGGAGTTGGACGCGACCAGTGCGAAGCTGGCCGCCTCCAGGGAGCGAGAGCGGGCCTTGGAGGAGTCCCGACGGGAGCTTGTCGCCTGGATCTCCCACGACCTGCGCACACCGCTCGCCGGGCTGCAGGCGATGACCGAGGCGCTGGAGGACGGCGTGGTCGACGATCCGAGCGTCTACCACGCCCGGATCCGCACGGAGGTCGGGCGGCTCAGCGAGATGGTCAGCGACCTGTTCGAACTCTCCCGCATCCAGGCCGGCGTACTCGCTCTGAACACAGCCCGCATGTCGGTCTACGACCTCGTCGGCGACGCGATCGCGGGCGCCGACGCCCTCGCCAGGGAACACGGCGTACGGATCATCGGCGACGGAGTCGAGCCGGTGCCGATCGAGGTCGACGGCCGCGAGATGTCCCGCGTCCTGGCCAACCTCCTCGTCAACGCCATCCACCGCACGCCCACCGACGGAACGGTCGCCGTCTCCGCCCGGGAGGAGGGCGGCAGCGTCGTCGTCTCGGTGACCGACGGCTGCGGCGGCATCCCGTCCGAGGACCTGCCCCGCGTCTTCGACACCGGCTGGCGCGGCACCGACGCCCGCACCCCGCCCGCCGGTGCGGGCCTGGGACTGGCCATCGTGCGGGGCATCGTCGAGGCCCACAGCGGCCGGGCCGCCGTCCACAACGTGCCTGGCGGCTGCCGCTTCGAGGTCCGCCTGCCGACAGCCGCCTGA
- a CDS encoding NAD-dependent epimerase/dehydratase family protein, protein MLILVTGGAGFIGSHIVSAFTGAGHEVRVLDALLPAAHRTPPPVPDGVDWRHADVRDRGAVVDALRGVGAVCHQAAMVGLGKDFADAPDYVGCNDLGTAVLLAGMAAAGVRRLVLASSMVVYGEGRYECARHGVVRPRPRRIADLDAGRFEPPCPHCGEPLSAGLVGEEAPSDPRNVYAATKLAQEHLAASWARATGGGVAALRYHNVYGPGMPRDTPYAGVASLFRSALARGEAPRVFEDGGQRRDFVHVRDVAGANLTAMHGLSALPEGGLRAYNVGSGDPHTVGEMAAALAAAHGGDAPVVTGEYRLGDVRHITASSRRLCDELGWKPVVDFADGMAEFAKAALRAG, encoded by the coding sequence ATGTTGATCCTGGTCACCGGAGGTGCGGGCTTCATCGGCTCGCACATCGTCAGCGCTTTCACCGGCGCTGGGCACGAGGTACGCGTGCTCGACGCGCTCCTGCCCGCCGCCCACCGTACGCCGCCGCCCGTTCCTGATGGTGTCGACTGGCGCCACGCGGATGTGCGCGACAGGGGAGCGGTGGTGGACGCACTGCGGGGCGTGGGCGCCGTCTGCCATCAGGCGGCGATGGTCGGGCTCGGCAAGGACTTCGCGGACGCGCCCGACTACGTCGGCTGCAACGACCTCGGCACGGCCGTACTGTTGGCGGGCATGGCTGCGGCCGGGGTACGCCGGCTCGTGCTGGCGAGTTCCATGGTGGTCTACGGCGAGGGCCGCTACGAGTGCGCCCGGCACGGCGTCGTGCGGCCGCGGCCGCGAAGGATCGCCGATCTGGACGCGGGCCGCTTCGAACCGCCGTGCCCACACTGTGGCGAGCCCCTGTCCGCCGGGTTGGTGGGGGAGGAGGCGCCGAGCGATCCGCGCAACGTCTACGCGGCCACCAAGCTCGCCCAGGAGCACCTGGCCGCGTCGTGGGCGCGGGCGACCGGTGGAGGGGTGGCGGCGCTCCGGTACCACAACGTGTACGGGCCGGGTATGCCGCGGGACACCCCGTACGCGGGAGTCGCCTCTTTGTTCCGGTCCGCGCTCGCGCGCGGCGAGGCACCACGTGTGTTCGAGGACGGCGGTCAGCGCCGGGACTTCGTGCACGTGCGGGACGTCGCGGGGGCCAACCTCACGGCCATGCACGGGCTGTCCGCTCTGCCGGAGGGCGGCCTGCGTGCGTACAACGTGGGTAGCGGCGACCCGCACACGGTGGGGGAGATGGCCGCCGCGCTGGCCGCGGCACACGGCGGCGACGCACCCGTCGTCACCGGGGAGTACCGGCTCGGCGACGTCCGTCACATCACCGCTTCCTCGCGCAGGCTCTGCGACGAGCTGGGCTGGAAACCGGTGGTGGACTTCGCCGACGGAATGGCGGAGTTCGCGAAGGCCGCGCTGAGGGCCGGCTGA
- a CDS encoding molybdopterin-dependent oxidoreductase → MEGMRSRFFPPVFKGRLHDARTATSIGRWLGLAFAVCFCTGLISHFMQHPPGWLAGELPSRPVWGYRFSQGLHVASGIAAIPLLLAKLWTVYPRLFEWPPVRSVRHALERVSVAVLVAVALFELATGLLNTAQWYPWPFSFVEVHYAVAWLLIGALVLHIAVKAPEIAAHWSRRSAGTLSLPAEDAPDRRSLLAAVAAAVGAVTVTTVGQSFTPLKDLTLLATRHPDHGPEGLPVNRTAAAAGVGLIHAERYRLTVAGPRSYMLTLDEMRALPQHEVELPIACVEGWSKSAHWTGVRVVDLLERVGAPVHARVRVVSLQTRGGYRVSEMGHEHARDPLTVLALRLNGEELSPDHGYPVRLIAPNRPGVLQTKWVGRLEVLS, encoded by the coding sequence ATGGAAGGCATGAGATCGCGCTTCTTTCCGCCCGTGTTCAAGGGCCGACTGCACGATGCCCGCACGGCGACCTCGATCGGGCGGTGGCTCGGCCTGGCGTTCGCGGTGTGCTTCTGCACCGGTTTGATCAGTCACTTCATGCAGCACCCGCCGGGGTGGCTCGCGGGCGAGTTGCCCAGCCGTCCGGTGTGGGGCTACCGGTTCTCGCAGGGGCTCCACGTCGCGTCCGGTATCGCGGCGATCCCGTTGCTGCTCGCCAAGTTGTGGACGGTTTATCCCCGCCTGTTCGAGTGGCCGCCGGTGCGCTCGGTGCGGCACGCCTTGGAACGGGTGTCGGTGGCCGTCCTGGTCGCGGTCGCCCTCTTCGAGCTGGCGACCGGCCTGCTGAACACCGCCCAGTGGTACCCGTGGCCCTTCTCCTTCGTGGAGGTGCACTACGCCGTGGCCTGGCTGCTGATAGGAGCGCTGGTGCTCCACATCGCGGTCAAGGCACCTGAGATCGCGGCACACTGGAGCCGTCGCTCGGCGGGCACGCTGTCCCTGCCCGCCGAGGACGCCCCGGATCGGCGCTCCCTGCTCGCCGCGGTGGCAGCGGCGGTCGGCGCCGTCACTGTGACCACGGTGGGGCAGTCCTTCACCCCGCTGAAGGACCTGACTCTCCTCGCGACCCGCCATCCTGACCATGGTCCCGAGGGCCTGCCGGTCAACCGGACTGCCGCCGCGGCCGGGGTCGGCCTGATCCACGCTGAGCGCTACCGCCTGACCGTCGCCGGACCGCGGTCCTACATGCTGACGTTGGACGAGATGCGCGCACTGCCCCAGCACGAGGTCGAGCTGCCGATCGCCTGCGTGGAGGGCTGGAGCAAGTCGGCGCACTGGACAGGCGTGCGCGTCGTGGACCTGTTGGAGCGCGTGGGAGCCCCGGTCCATGCGCGGGTACGGGTGGTGTCGTTGCAGACCCGGGGCGGTTACCGGGTCTCCGAGATGGGTCACGAGCACGCCCGGGACCCGCTGACCGTGCTCGCACTGCGGCTGAACGGTGAGGAACTGTCGCCCGACCACGGATACCCGGTGCGCCTGATCGCTCCGAACCGTCCGGGCGTGCTGCAGACCAAGTGGGTCGGCCGACTGGAGGTGTTGTCATGA
- a CDS encoding BTAD domain-containing putative transcriptional regulator, whose protein sequence is MEINLLGPISVENDGVSAGIGANKVRALLATLALEAGMAISHAELVDELWSGNPLENTLNALQVTVTRLRKVLDRVAGRSSGASMLKAVHNGYVLTVPPECIDGNRFLDLAAEGTAALRERLERAVRVLEASLSLWRGSALLDAGDGLRCRGAAALFEERRLVVLEELASARLATCRENEAIPELQRLVAQFPLRERFSELLMLALYRTGRQGEALEAFRVVGRRLDEQLGVPPGHGLRACHARILAQDPALCGPSAILPG, encoded by the coding sequence ATGGAGATAAATCTGCTGGGCCCGATATCGGTGGAGAATGATGGCGTCAGTGCGGGAATCGGCGCCAATAAGGTGAGGGCGCTACTCGCTACTTTGGCTCTCGAGGCGGGAATGGCGATCTCCCATGCAGAGCTGGTCGACGAACTGTGGTCCGGCAACCCGCTGGAGAACACGCTGAACGCCCTTCAGGTGACGGTGACCCGGCTGCGCAAGGTGCTCGACCGGGTGGCCGGGCGGTCGAGTGGTGCCAGCATGCTCAAAGCGGTGCACAACGGCTATGTGCTGACTGTCCCGCCCGAGTGCATCGACGGCAACCGGTTCCTGGACCTGGCCGCCGAAGGTACCGCGGCGTTACGGGAGAGGCTTGAGCGTGCTGTACGTGTTCTGGAGGCGAGTCTGTCGCTCTGGAGGGGTTCCGCCCTGCTGGATGCCGGCGACGGTCTGCGCTGCCGTGGGGCGGCGGCGCTATTCGAGGAGCGCCGCCTAGTGGTTCTGGAGGAGCTCGCGAGTGCTCGGCTCGCTACCTGCCGTGAGAACGAGGCAATTCCCGAACTTCAGCGGCTCGTCGCCCAGTTTCCGCTCAGGGAACGTTTCTCTGAGCTGTTGATGCTCGCCCTTTACCGCACCGGGCGGCAGGGTGAGGCACTGGAAGCCTTTCGAGTCGTGGGCCGTCGGCTTGACGAACAGTTGGGGGTGCCGCCCGGCCACGGCCTGCGCGCCTGCCACGCCCGGATCCTCGCTCAGGACCCCGCACTCTGCGGGCCGTCGGCAATCCTTCCGGGCTAG
- a CDS encoding MMPL family transporter, giving the protein MIENHPQTSRSGHGTTPPSGRSLVAFITGRRTKYVVIGLWLIILAVTGPFAGKLSGAEKNDVKSSLPSSAESTQVFNIQAKFGSPYTVPAVVIYQRPAGLTAQDRQKAAADAKALGARHDLDGPVAGPITSKDGTTAQTIVPLNLGPDYFNKSKDAVASVRAVATHGDNGLTVHITGPAGYESDLSKAVGGIDTTLLLFTLIVVVAILLATYRSPILWLMPIACAGVSLEVAQAFIYALARHGGLTVSADGAGILTILVFGATTDYSLLLIARYREELRRHQDRHEAMAVALRRSGPAIIASASTVAVSMVCLMLADMNSTRGLGPVFAVGIAVGALAMLSLFPALMIVVGRWVFWPAKPKVGSAEPHATGRWAALGHRIARRPRTTWVVTALVLAAVGISIGQLNSNGLSDKQSFTISQDSVRGETILAKQFDAGAGSPLVVTGNATHADALHERLLALPGIEASTVTKPMVKDGDAYLQATLSDPADSKAAFGTVDHARDALHAIPGAHAQVGGDTAMHLDAKTAAHNDRNLIIPIVLVVILFILALLLRALVAPLLLTATVVLSCLATLGVSALVFRHLFHFGAEDTSFPLYVFVFLIALGIDYNIFLMTRIREEASRHGTHRATITGLAVTGGVITSAGMVLAGTFAVLGTLPLTQFAELGFAVAFGILLDTFLVRSVMVIALNLDVGRHVWWPSPLARKRDEVPEDGESSVPVRKGGQEPAAT; this is encoded by the coding sequence ATGATCGAAAACCACCCCCAGACCTCTCGGTCCGGGCACGGAACGACCCCGCCGAGCGGAAGGTCGCTCGTCGCCTTCATCACCGGTCGCCGCACCAAGTACGTAGTGATCGGCCTGTGGCTCATCATCCTCGCCGTCACCGGCCCGTTCGCGGGGAAACTGTCTGGGGCCGAGAAGAACGACGTCAAGTCGTCACTGCCCAGCAGCGCCGAGTCCACTCAGGTCTTCAACATCCAGGCGAAGTTCGGGTCCCCCTACACCGTGCCTGCGGTCGTCATCTATCAGCGGCCTGCCGGGCTGACCGCTCAGGACCGCCAGAAGGCCGCGGCCGACGCCAAAGCGCTCGGCGCCCGGCACGACCTGGACGGCCCCGTCGCGGGACCAATCACCTCCAAGGACGGCACCACCGCCCAGACGATCGTGCCGCTCAACCTCGGCCCCGACTACTTCAACAAGTCCAAGGACGCCGTGGCCTCCGTCCGCGCTGTCGCCACACACGGCGACAACGGGCTGACAGTGCACATCACCGGACCCGCGGGCTACGAGTCCGACCTCAGCAAGGCCGTCGGCGGCATCGATACCACGCTGCTGTTGTTCACCCTGATCGTCGTGGTGGCGATTCTGCTGGCCACCTACCGCAGCCCGATCCTGTGGCTGATGCCGATCGCCTGCGCCGGGGTGTCCCTGGAAGTCGCCCAGGCGTTCATCTACGCCCTGGCCAGGCACGGCGGCCTGACAGTCAGTGCGGACGGCGCGGGCATTCTCACCATCCTTGTCTTCGGTGCGACCACCGACTACTCGCTGCTGCTCATCGCCCGCTACCGCGAGGAGCTGAGGCGCCACCAGGACCGCCACGAGGCAATGGCAGTGGCCCTGCGCCGCTCCGGACCTGCGATCATCGCCAGCGCTTCAACGGTCGCCGTGAGCATGGTCTGCCTGATGCTCGCGGACATGAACTCCACCCGCGGCCTCGGCCCGGTGTTCGCCGTCGGCATCGCTGTCGGAGCCCTGGCCATGCTCAGCCTCTTCCCCGCGCTCATGATCGTCGTCGGACGCTGGGTGTTCTGGCCTGCCAAGCCGAAGGTGGGCAGCGCCGAGCCGCACGCCACCGGCCGCTGGGCGGCACTGGGCCACCGGATCGCCCGTCGGCCCCGCACCACCTGGGTCGTCACGGCTCTCGTGCTCGCCGCCGTCGGGATCAGCATCGGGCAGCTCAATTCGAACGGGCTGTCTGACAAGCAGTCCTTCACCATCTCGCAGGACTCCGTGCGCGGGGAGACGATCCTCGCCAAGCAGTTCGACGCGGGTGCCGGCAGCCCGCTGGTGGTCACCGGCAACGCCACCCATGCCGACGCTCTCCACGAGCGGCTGCTCGCTCTTCCCGGCATCGAAGCCAGCACGGTCACCAAGCCGATGGTCAAGGACGGCGACGCGTATCTGCAGGCCACCCTCTCCGATCCGGCAGACAGCAAGGCCGCGTTCGGCACGGTGGACCACGCCCGCGACGCCTTGCATGCCATCCCCGGCGCGCACGCACAGGTCGGCGGTGACACTGCCATGCACCTTGATGCCAAAACCGCTGCGCACAACGACCGCAACCTGATCATTCCGATCGTGCTCGTGGTGATCCTGTTCATCCTCGCCCTGCTGCTGCGCGCTCTGGTGGCACCCCTGCTGCTCACCGCGACGGTCGTACTGTCGTGTCTGGCCACGCTCGGCGTGAGTGCGCTGGTCTTCCGCCACCTCTTCCACTTCGGGGCCGAGGACACGTCCTTCCCGCTGTATGTCTTCGTGTTCCTGATCGCTCTGGGCATCGACTACAACATCTTCCTGATGACCAGGATCAGGGAAGAGGCGAGCCGTCACGGCACCCATCGGGCCACCATCACCGGTCTCGCGGTGACCGGCGGCGTCATCACCTCCGCCGGCATGGTGCTGGCCGGTACCTTCGCGGTACTGGGCACTCTGCCGCTCACCCAGTTCGCCGAGTTGGGCTTCGCCGTCGCCTTCGGCATCCTGCTCGACACGTTCCTCGTCCGCTCGGTGATGGTCATCGCCCTCAACCTGGACGTCGGCCGTCATGTCTGGTGGCCGAGCCCCCTGGCCCGCAAGCGTGACGAAGTCCCCGAGGACGGCGAGTCGTCCGTCCCGGTCCGCAAGGGCGGCCAGGAACCCGCCGCGACCTGA